A DNA window from Capnocytophaga sp. ARDL2 contains the following coding sequences:
- a CDS encoding thiamine phosphate synthase, whose translation MLIIISPENTIPCEPQIINQLFDDGLELLHVRKYQFSDDEMRFYLGEIKANYYSKIVLHSHFHLAEKFGIHRLHIREIDRKNENFPQAKHWHLSTSVHSIDDFNQLEEHWQYAFLSPVFLSISKKGYGEHSDVLAQIFMRTNFHTKLLALGGITAENIEKVLQHGADGAALLGSIWLSKDPFEEFFRLKCILKSI comes from the coding sequence ATGCTAATCATCATTTCTCCAGAAAATACAATCCCCTGCGAACCCCAAATAATCAATCAATTATTTGACGATGGTTTGGAGTTGTTGCATGTACGGAAATATCAATTTTCAGATGATGAAATGAGGTTTTATTTAGGGGAAATAAAGGCGAATTATTATTCAAAAATTGTTTTGCACTCACATTTTCATTTGGCTGAAAAATTTGGCATTCATCGTTTACACATCAGAGAAATAGACCGAAAAAACGAAAATTTTCCACAAGCTAAACATTGGCATTTGTCCACTTCTGTTCACAGTATAGACGATTTCAATCAATTGGAAGAACATTGGCAATACGCATTTTTGTCGCCTGTATTTCTGAGTATTTCCAAAAAAGGCTATGGAGAACATTCTGATGTGTTGGCTCAAATTTTCATGCGAACCAATTTTCACACAAAACTCCTCGCCTTGGGAGGAATAACCGCCGAAAATATCGAAAAAGTACTTCAACACGGAGCAGACGGTGCTGCATTGTTGGGAAGTATTTGGTTGAGTAAAGATCCGTTTGAGGAGTTTTTTAGGCTGAAATGTATCCTCAAAAGCATATAA
- a CDS encoding Abi family protein: protein MARQSKLIYSIVLQQKRNKNRSFFRFSSYNFKSEDNTKTRSFIKHCIDNYDNPSNPPAWMCFELLTIGELSNIYKGLKNNDDKKLITHFFDVHYTVLTS, encoded by the coding sequence TTGGCACGACAATCAAAATTAATTTATAGCATCGTTTTACAACAAAAAAGGAATAAAAATAGATCCTTTTTCAGATTTTCAAGCTATAATTTCAAAAGCGAAGACAACACCAAAACCAGAAGTTTTATAAAGCATTGTATTGATAATTACGACAATCCGAGCAATCCTCCTGCGTGGATGTGTTTTGAGCTTTTGACAATTGGTGAATTATCAAATATTTACAAAGGATTGAAAAACAATGATGATAAAAAACTCATTACCCATTTTTTCGATGTTCATTATACTGTTCTTACCTCTTGA
- the thiS gene encoding sulfur carrier protein ThiS, with product MELTINHQKKSFDQLPPSLEQLLIAENLLKDLGIAVAVNNSVVPRNLWATTPLQPNDNILIITATQGG from the coding sequence ATGGAACTCACAATCAATCACCAAAAAAAGTCTTTTGACCAACTGCCGCCGTCGTTGGAACAGTTGCTTATTGCCGAAAATTTGCTCAAAGATTTGGGTATCGCCGTGGCGGTAAATAATTCCGTTGTACCTCGTAATCTCTGGGCAACTACTCCCCTACAACCTAATGATAATATACTGATAATCACCGCTACGCAGGGAGGGTAA
- the fusA gene encoding elongation factor G, producing MARDLKYTRNIGIAAHIDAGKTTTTERILFYTGKNHKIGETHEGSSTMDWMEQEAERGITITSAATTCTWNFPTDQGKKLPESKEYHFNIIDTPGHVDFTVEVNRSLRVLDGLVFLFSAVDGVEPQSETNWRLADNYKVPRMGFVNKMDRQGANFLNVCQQVRDMLKSNAVPIVLPIGDEADFKGVVDLVKNQAIVWHEENSGATFDIIDIPADMMDDVKQYRGQLIEEIAAYDENLLEKYMEDENSITEEEIHAALRAATLDMSIIPMTCGSSFKNKGVQFMLDAVCRYLPAPTDKEAIEGTNPNTEEPISRKPSVNDPFAALAFKIATDPYVGRLAFFRAYSGGLDAGSYVLNTRSGNKERISRIYQMHANKQNPIERIEAGDIGAAVGFKDIKTGDTLCDEKHPIVLESMIFPDPVIGIAIEPKTKADVDKMGMALAKLAEEDPTFTVRTDQASGQTIISGMGELHLDIIIDRMKREFKVEVNQGEPQVEYKEAFTRKANHREVYKKQSGGRGKFGDIVFEIGPADDVDGKPFVGLQFVNEVKGGNVPKEYIPAVEKGFKEAMKEGPLAGFEVDGLKVTLVDGSYHAVDSDALSFELAAKFGFKESAKAAGAVILEPMMKLEVLTPEENMGDIVGDLNRRRGQINSMDDRNGSKVVKAIVPLSEMFGYVTTLRTLSSGRATSTMEFSHYEQTPSNIQEEVIKKAKGNA from the coding sequence ATGGCTAGAGATTTAAAATACACTAGAAATATCGGGATTGCAGCTCACATCGATGCTGGAAAAACGACTACAACTGAGCGTATCCTTTTCTATACTGGTAAAAACCACAAAATCGGAGAAACTCACGAGGGATCTTCTACTATGGACTGGATGGAGCAAGAGGCTGAAAGAGGTATTACTATTACTTCAGCTGCTACTACTTGTACATGGAACTTCCCAACAGACCAAGGAAAAAAACTTCCTGAATCTAAAGAATATCACTTCAACATCATCGATACTCCAGGACACGTTGACTTTACCGTAGAGGTAAACCGTTCGTTGCGTGTATTGGACGGATTGGTGTTCTTGTTCTCGGCAGTTGACGGGGTAGAACCACAATCTGAAACCAACTGGAGATTGGCAGATAACTACAAAGTTCCTCGTATGGGATTTGTAAACAAGATGGATCGTCAAGGGGCTAACTTCTTGAATGTTTGTCAGCAAGTAAGAGACATGTTGAAATCAAACGCAGTGCCTATCGTATTGCCAATCGGTGATGAGGCAGATTTCAAAGGAGTAGTGGACTTGGTAAAAAATCAAGCAATCGTATGGCATGAGGAAAACTCAGGAGCTACTTTCGATATCATCGATATTCCTGCTGATATGATGGACGATGTAAAACAATATCGTGGACAATTGATCGAGGAAATCGCTGCTTACGACGAAAACTTGTTAGAAAAATACATGGAGGATGAAAACTCTATTACTGAAGAAGAAATCCACGCTGCATTGCGTGCAGCTACTTTGGATATGAGCATTATCCCAATGACTTGTGGTTCTTCGTTCAAAAACAAAGGAGTACAATTCATGTTAGATGCTGTATGTCGTTACTTACCAGCTCCGACTGATAAAGAAGCGATCGAAGGTACTAATCCAAACACAGAGGAGCCAATCTCTCGTAAACCATCAGTAAATGATCCGTTTGCAGCATTGGCATTTAAGATTGCTACAGACCCTTATGTAGGTCGTTTGGCATTCTTCCGTGCATACTCAGGAGGATTGGATGCAGGTTCTTATGTATTGAACACGCGTTCAGGAAACAAAGAGCGTATCTCTCGTATCTACCAAATGCACGCAAACAAACAAAACCCAATCGAAAGAATCGAAGCAGGAGATATTGGAGCAGCAGTAGGATTTAAAGATATCAAAACAGGTGATACATTGTGTGATGAGAAACACCCAATCGTATTGGAGTCTATGATATTCCCAGATCCAGTAATCGGTATCGCAATCGAGCCAAAAACAAAGGCAGATGTAGATAAAATGGGTATGGCTTTGGCAAAATTGGCAGAAGAAGATCCAACATTTACAGTGCGTACAGACCAAGCTTCAGGGCAAACAATCATCTCAGGAATGGGAGAGTTGCACTTGGATATCATCATCGACCGTATGAAACGCGAGTTCAAGGTGGAGGTAAACCAAGGAGAGCCACAAGTAGAGTACAAAGAGGCATTTACTCGTAAAGCAAACCACCGTGAGGTTTATAAGAAACAATCAGGAGGTCGTGGTAAATTTGGGGACATCGTTTTCGAAATTGGGCCAGCAGACGATGTAGATGGAAAACCATTTGTAGGATTACAGTTTGTAAACGAAGTAAAAGGAGGAAATGTACCAAAAGAGTACATCCCAGCAGTAGAAAAAGGATTCAAAGAAGCAATGAAAGAAGGGCCATTGGCAGGATTTGAAGTTGACGGGTTGAAAGTAACTTTAGTTGACGGATCTTATCACGCGGTGGATTCAGATGCATTGTCATTTGAGTTGGCAGCAAAATTCGGATTCAAAGAATCAGCAAAAGCTGCAGGAGCTGTAATTTTAGAGCCAATGATGAAATTGGAAGTACTTACTCCAGAAGAAAACATGGGGGACATCGTAGGAGATTTGAACCGTCGTAGAGGACAAATCAACTCAATGGATGACCGCAATGGATCTAAAGTAGTAAAAGCAATCGTTCCACTTTCAGAAATGTTTGGATATGTAACAACTTTGAGAACATTGTCTTCAGGTAGAGCAACATCTACAATGGAGTTTTCTCACTACGAACAAACACCTTCGAACATTCAAGAAGAGGTAATCAAAAAAGCAAAAGGTAACGCTTAA
- the rpsG gene encoding 30S ribosomal protein S7, which translates to MRKRQAKKRPLLPDPKFNDQLVTRFVNNLMWDGKKSIAFKVFYDALDIVESKKQDEEKTSLEIWKDALTNVMPHVEVRSRRVGGATFQIPMQIRPDRKISMAIKWMILYARKRNEKSMAAKLASEILAAAKEEGAAVKKRMDTHKMAEANKAFSHFRF; encoded by the coding sequence ATGAGAAAAAGACAGGCAAAGAAAAGACCTCTTTTACCAGATCCAAAGTTTAACGATCAGTTGGTAACAAGATTTGTAAACAACTTGATGTGGGACGGTAAAAAATCGATTGCATTCAAAGTGTTTTATGATGCATTGGATATCGTAGAGTCTAAAAAACAAGATGAAGAAAAAACATCTTTGGAAATTTGGAAAGATGCTTTAACTAATGTAATGCCACATGTAGAGGTGCGTTCGCGTCGTGTAGGTGGTGCTACATTCCAAATTCCTATGCAAATTCGTCCAGATAGAAAAATTTCTATGGCTATCAAATGGATGATTCTTTATGCAAGAAAAAGAAACGAGAAATCTATGGCAGCTAAATTGGCGTCTGAAATCTTGGCAGCAGCTAAAGAAGAAGGTGCAGCTGTAAAAAAGAGAATGGATACTCACAAAATGGCAGAGGCAAACAAAGCATTCTCTCACTTTAGATTCTAA
- the thiC gene encoding phosphomethylpyrimidine synthase ThiC, translating to MENKHEISTTPFPCSKKVYVEGKIHSIKVAMREISLHPTKLTNGGVEENPPITVYDTSGPYTDENYEVDVRKGLPRLREQWILNRGDVDVLDGITSEYGQKRLNDEKLDQLRFQYNHKPKCAKEGMNVTQLHYAKKGIITPEMEYIAIRENQRIEQLDLATKGMDFQHQGHSFGANTPKSKITPEFVRNEIAAGRAIIPNNINHPESEPMIIGRNFLVKINANIGNSAVTSSIEEEVEKAVWACRWGADTIMDLSTGKNIHETREWIIRNSPVPIGTVPIYQALEKVKGVVEDLTWEIFRDTLIEQAEQGVSYFTIHAGVLLRYIHLTANRVTGIVSRGGSIMAKWCLFHHKENFLYTHFEEICEIMKKYDVAFSLGDGLRPGSIADANDAAQFAELETLGELTKIAWKHDVQVMIEGPGHVPMHMIKENMDKQLKECHEAPFYTLGPLTTDIAPGYDHITSAIGAAMIGWFGCAMLCYVTPKEHLGLPNKKDVKDGVITYKLAAHAADLAKGHPGAQYRDNVLSKARFEFRWEDQFNLSIDPDTAREFHDETLPADGAKMAHFCSMCGAKFCSMKITQEIREANEKGMLEKSKEFVEKGKEIYI from the coding sequence ATGGAAAATAAACACGAGATTTCAACAACACCTTTTCCGTGTTCTAAGAAAGTGTATGTTGAGGGGAAAATTCATTCGATAAAAGTGGCGATGCGTGAAATTTCATTGCATCCAACAAAATTGACTAATGGCGGTGTTGAAGAAAATCCTCCAATTACGGTGTATGATACTTCGGGGCCTTATACCGATGAAAATTATGAAGTTGATGTGCGTAAAGGACTTCCTCGTTTGCGTGAACAGTGGATTCTCAATCGTGGAGATGTAGATGTTTTGGACGGAATTACTTCGGAATATGGTCAAAAAAGATTGAATGACGAAAAATTAGACCAGCTGCGTTTTCAGTACAATCACAAACCAAAATGTGCCAAAGAGGGAATGAATGTTACCCAATTGCATTATGCAAAAAAGGGTATCATTACGCCTGAAATGGAATACATTGCCATTCGTGAAAATCAACGCATTGAGCAGTTGGATCTAGCGACCAAAGGAATGGATTTTCAACATCAAGGGCATAGCTTTGGGGCAAATACGCCAAAATCGAAAATCACTCCTGAATTTGTGCGTAATGAGATTGCAGCTGGTCGTGCGATAATCCCCAACAATATCAACCACCCAGAGAGCGAACCGATGATTATTGGGCGAAATTTCTTGGTGAAAATCAATGCCAATATCGGAAATTCTGCCGTTACATCGAGCATCGAAGAAGAGGTAGAAAAGGCAGTTTGGGCTTGTCGCTGGGGTGCCGATACGATTATGGATTTGTCAACTGGAAAAAACATACACGAAACCCGCGAATGGATTATTCGCAATTCGCCTGTACCAATTGGAACTGTGCCGATTTATCAAGCATTGGAAAAGGTAAAAGGTGTGGTGGAAGACCTAACTTGGGAAATTTTCCGTGATACTTTGATTGAACAAGCCGAGCAAGGGGTGTCGTATTTTACCATTCACGCAGGGGTACTTTTGCGTTATATTCATTTGACAGCCAATCGTGTAACTGGAATTGTATCTCGTGGTGGATCGATTATGGCAAAATGGTGTTTGTTTCACCACAAAGAAAATTTCTTATACACGCATTTTGAGGAGATTTGCGAAATAATGAAAAAATACGATGTTGCCTTTTCGTTAGGCGACGGTTTGCGTCCAGGCTCGATTGCCGATGCAAATGATGCGGCTCAATTTGCGGAGTTGGAAACCTTGGGCGAATTGACAAAAATCGCTTGGAAACACGATGTGCAGGTGATGATTGAAGGACCAGGGCATGTTCCGATGCACATGATAAAAGAAAATATGGACAAGCAATTGAAGGAATGTCACGAAGCTCCTTTCTACACACTCGGACCTTTGACAACGGATATTGCACCCGGTTACGACCACATTACTTCGGCGATTGGAGCTGCGATGATTGGTTGGTTTGGCTGTGCGATGTTGTGCTATGTTACCCCAAAAGAACACCTCGGATTGCCTAACAAAAAAGATGTAAAAGACGGAGTAATCACCTACAAATTGGCTGCTCACGCTGCAGATTTAGCCAAAGGACACCCTGGAGCTCAATACCGTGACAATGTGTTGAGTAAAGCCCGTTTTGAATTCCGTTGGGAAGACCAGTTCAACCTGTCGATCGACCCAGACACCGCACGAGAATTTCACGACGAAACACTTCCTGCCGACGGAGCAAAAATGGCACATTTCTGCTCAATGTGTGGCGCAAAATTCTGTTCAATGAAAATCACCCAAGAAATCCGCGAAGCCAACGAAAAAGGTATGTTGGAAAAATCAAAGGAATTTGTAGAAAAAGGAAAGGAAATTTATATATAA
- the rpsJ gene encoding 30S ribosomal protein S10 has protein sequence MSQKIRIKLKSYDHNLVDKSADKIVKTVKSTGAVVTGPIPLPTHKRIFTVLRSPHVNKKSREQFELSSYKRLLDIYSSSSKTIDALMKLELPSGVEVEIKV, from the coding sequence ATGAGTCAAAAAATTAGAATAAAATTGAAATCTTACGATCACAACTTGGTTGATAAATCAGCTGACAAGATCGTAAAAACTGTAAAAAGTACAGGTGCAGTGGTAACAGGGCCAATTCCTTTGCCTACTCACAAAAGAATTTTCACAGTATTGCGTTCTCCGCATGTAAACAAAAAATCGAGAGAACAATTCGAATTGAGTTCATATAAAAGATTATTAGACATATATTCTTCATCTTCAAAAACGATTGATGCTTTAATGAAATTAGAGCTTCCTTCAGGAGTAGAAGTAGAAATCAAAGTGTGA
- a CDS encoding PDDEXK nuclease domain-containing protein — protein MIVEEEQNGEKRAEYGKQQLQQISDYLTTHYGKGFDITNIRRIRLFYLQFPIRDTLCLELSWSYYRCLLHIENQEAISQNWSVRTLDRQISVLYYEQLLALQEKNLVIAEAKEKTEKLADNIKNYLRAPYILDFLNLSNKPYHESNVEESLINNIQHLLLELGKGFAFVEHQQRIRFDDEDFYINLVFYNFKLKYFLLIDIKLEKLKHQDIGQMDTNVRLYDEIHKGTDDNPTIGLVLCAEKSDSVAKYSVLADRKQLFAAKYLPYLPTKEELQKLINISKLHFKDNK, from the coding sequence TTGATTGTTGAAGAAGAACAAAACGGAGAAAAACGAGCCGAATACGGTAAACAGCAATTACAACAGATTTCTGACTATCTCACAACACATTACGGAAAAGGTTTTGATATTACCAACATCCGTAGAATAAGATTATTTTATTTGCAGTTTCCAATTCGAGACACACTGTGTCTCGAATTGAGTTGGTCGTACTATAGATGCTTGTTACATATTGAAAATCAAGAAGCAATTAGTCAAAATTGGAGCGTAAGGACGTTGGATAGACAAATTAGCGTATTATACTATGAGCAACTTTTGGCTTTACAGGAGAAAAATTTAGTAATTGCCGAAGCTAAGGAAAAAACCGAAAAATTGGCAGATAACATTAAAAACTATCTAAGAGCCCCTTATATTTTGGATTTTTTAAATCTGTCTAACAAACCATACCATGAATCGAATGTAGAGGAAAGTCTTATCAATAATATTCAGCACCTTTTACTCGAATTGGGCAAAGGTTTTGCTTTTGTAGAACACCAACAACGCATTCGATTTGATGATGAAGATTTTTACATAAACTTGGTGTTTTACAACTTTAAATTGAAATATTTCTTGTTGATTGACATAAAGTTAGAGAAATTAAAACATCAAGATATTGGACAAATGGATACCAATGTTCGTTTGTACGACGAAATTCACAAAGGAACTGACGACAATCCTACAATTGGTTTGGTTTTATGTGCTGAAAAAAGCGATTCCGTTGCCAAATATTCTGTACTCGCCGATAGAAAACAATTGTTTGCAGCGAAGTATTTACCTTATCTCCCAACGAAGGAAGAACTTCAAAAGCTCATCAATATCAGTAAATTACATTTTAAGGATAATAAATAA
- a CDS encoding replication-associated recombination protein A produces the protein MKAPLAERVRPKKLEDYISQQHLVGEKGILTQMLKNDLIPSMIFWGTPGTGKTTLAEIIAYESKRPFYILSAINSGVKEVREVIDKAKNNGDLFAQRPILFIDEIHRFSKSQQDSLLGAVERGWVTLIGATTENPSFEVIPALLSRCQVYTLDPFGLDDLKALLHRAMEVDEDLKKRKITIKEYESLFRLSGGDGRKLLNTFELVINAVGEDTIEITNEKVMRIVQKNMVLYDKTGEQHYDIISAFIKSIRGSDPNGAVYWLARMIEGGEDVKFIARRLIISASEDIGLANPTALIMANNVFQAVSVIGMPESRILLSQCAIYLATSPKSNASYMAIGKAQSVVKQTGDLSVPLHLRNAPTKLMKEMGYGQEYLYSHDFPGNFVQQEYLPDELIGTTLYEPGKNTREQQIQEFMKQRWGGKYGE, from the coding sequence ATGAAAGCACCATTAGCAGAACGAGTTCGTCCGAAAAAATTAGAAGATTACATCAGTCAGCAACATTTGGTAGGAGAAAAAGGTATTTTGACTCAAATGTTGAAAAACGATTTGATACCCTCAATGATATTTTGGGGAACACCCGGAACAGGAAAAACCACTTTAGCTGAAATCATTGCCTACGAAAGCAAACGACCATTTTATATCCTCAGTGCCATCAATTCTGGGGTAAAAGAAGTGCGTGAAGTCATCGACAAAGCAAAAAACAACGGAGATCTATTTGCACAGCGACCTATTTTGTTTATCGACGAGATTCATCGTTTTAGTAAGTCGCAACAAGATTCACTATTGGGTGCTGTAGAACGAGGATGGGTTACGCTCATCGGTGCCACAACCGAAAATCCAAGTTTTGAGGTTATACCTGCATTGCTTTCTCGTTGTCAGGTTTATACATTAGACCCCTTTGGACTTGATGATTTGAAAGCCTTGCTACACCGAGCGATGGAGGTAGATGAAGACTTGAAAAAACGAAAAATCACTATTAAAGAATATGAATCTCTATTTCGATTGTCGGGTGGCGACGGACGCAAATTACTCAATACCTTTGAATTGGTGATCAATGCCGTTGGCGAAGATACCATAGAAATCACCAATGAAAAAGTAATGCGAATCGTGCAGAAAAACATGGTGCTTTACGACAAAACAGGCGAACAACATTATGACATAATTTCGGCATTTATCAAATCCATTAGAGGAAGTGATCCCAACGGAGCCGTTTATTGGTTGGCACGAATGATAGAAGGAGGAGAAGATGTAAAATTCATCGCCCGTCGATTGATAATTTCCGCATCGGAAGACATCGGTTTGGCAAACCCCACCGCATTGATTATGGCAAACAATGTGTTTCAGGCAGTGTCGGTAATTGGAATGCCCGAAAGTAGAATATTGCTCAGTCAGTGTGCGATTTATTTAGCAACTTCGCCTAAGAGCAACGCCAGTTATATGGCGATAGGCAAAGCCCAATCGGTAGTAAAGCAAACAGGAGATTTATCGGTGCCATTGCACTTGCGAAACGCCCCAACCAAACTCATGAAAGAAATGGGATACGGACAAGAATATTTGTACAGCCACGATTTTCCAGGTAATTTTGTTCAGCAAGAATACTTACCAGACGAACTGATAGGCACTACGTTATACGAACCAGGAAAAAACACTCGTGAACAACAAATACAAGAATTTATGAAACAACGCTGGGGCGGAAAGTATGGGGAGTAG
- the rpsL gene encoding 30S ribosomal protein S12, with translation MPTIQQLVRKGRTQLTKKSKSVALDSCPQRRGVCTRVYTTTPKKPNSAMRKVARVRLTNGNEVNAYIPGEGHNLQEHSIVLVRGGRVKDLPGVRYHIVRGALDTAGVNGRTQRRSKYGAKRPKDAKK, from the coding sequence ATGCCAACAATTCAACAATTAGTAAGAAAAGGAAGAACCCAATTGACTAAGAAGAGTAAATCGGTTGCTTTGGATTCTTGTCCTCAAAGAAGAGGAGTTTGTACGCGTGTTTATACTACTACACCTAAAAAGCCAAACTCAGCGATGCGTAAAGTAGCTCGTGTGCGTTTGACAAACGGTAATGAAGTAAACGCTTACATCCCAGGAGAAGGACACAATTTGCAAGAGCACTCGATAGTATTAGTTAGAGGTGGAAGGGTAAAAGATTTGCCAGGTGTTAGATACCACATTGTGCGTGGTGCTTTGGATACTGCCGGAGTAAACGGTCGTACGCAAAGAAGATCTAAATACGGTGCAAAACGCCCTAAAGATGCGAAAAAGTAA
- a CDS encoding Abi family protein: MRFFVFDCIERIEVAIRTQFIYQMAMKYNDSHWHDNQN; this comes from the coding sequence TTGAGATTTTTTGTTTTTGATTGTATTGAGCGTATAGAAGTTGCTATCCGTACACAATTTATTTATCAAATGGCAATGAAATATAATGATAGTCATTGGCACGACAATCAAAATTAA